In Candidatus Bathyarchaeia archaeon, a single genomic region encodes these proteins:
- a CDS encoding AAA family ATPase, protein MLISEIILENFMSYEYARVPLKPGVNIICGPNGAGKSSILLGISVALGQSYTERSKRLSDLIRWGKDIGRVTLVLNNSRVKGKRPVPKINKDQIYLSRVLRRDGKYWFEIDGVAASKAEVLRLLSHFNVDPDNMLIIMHQDMAEQFILLSPQEKLRLVESAVGLESYRKNVLEAQNKLSRITSQEESLNKMIESVEQTLAYWREQYDRYQEKKQLMLKRRFLERELAWAEVAKREEEVNKMRVEIEDKRAELKKIEDAISEHENSIKLLEENIANLKEKWRSLLEERISLEREKARYDIDLLRSRDMLSSLEEFFGEWERSFMGLSATALKREATNMGELSEAKIFEGLKSWFSALKSKIGELRDLSELASIKLANIEVSLLDVKDELYRVEKKVEDSVNALIDNKVSSAVLNYKRSELQSELQALNSSLDNLMLSLNEAIKKAEEKGPRIAVLRSPNEILDEIRITDGRLLAMAEVSEEVEKMYESYSKLYFELKEKARIAAENREKTLEEIRVRMEAWRSVIKNILESVNTEYQNILSQVAGSGFVRLVNEEDIEAAGLEIYVGFKGSQPIPLNIYSQSGGERSTATMAFLLALQKHIKSPFRAIDEYDVHMDPRNREIIANLLISAVKNEGAQYLAITPNQMFFEGKEAHIITVQNIDGKSLIREVIS, encoded by the coding sequence ATGCTGATATCTGAAATAATCTTGGAGAACTTCATGTCCTACGAGTATGCTAGAGTACCCCTTAAGCCCGGCGTCAACATAATTTGCGGCCCTAACGGCGCAGGTAAATCCTCGATTCTCTTAGGTATATCTGTTGCCCTCGGTCAATCCTACACTGAGCGCTCCAAGAGGCTTAGCGACCTGATAAGGTGGGGTAAGGATATTGGGCGCGTCACCCTAGTCCTAAATAACTCCAGGGTTAAGGGCAAACGCCCAGTTCCAAAAATCAATAAGGATCAAATCTATTTAAGTAGGGTTTTAAGGCGTGATGGAAAGTATTGGTTTGAAATTGACGGTGTCGCGGCTAGTAAAGCCGAAGTTTTAAGGCTTCTCTCCCACTTTAACGTTGATCCAGACAACATGCTTATAATAATGCATCAAGATATGGCTGAGCAATTCATCCTTCTATCTCCTCAAGAGAAGCTTAGGCTTGTGGAGTCAGCCGTTGGGCTTGAATCCTATCGGAAAAACGTTCTGGAGGCGCAGAATAAGCTTAGCAGGATAACTAGTCAAGAGGAGTCGCTTAACAAGATGATTGAATCTGTTGAGCAGACCCTCGCTTACTGGCGTGAGCAGTATGACCGCTATCAAGAGAAAAAGCAGCTCATGCTTAAAAGGCGCTTCTTGGAGCGGGAGCTGGCTTGGGCTGAGGTCGCTAAAAGAGAGGAAGAAGTAAATAAAATGCGGGTTGAGATTGAGGATAAGAGGGCTGAGCTGAAGAAGATCGAGGATGCTATTAGCGAGCATGAAAACTCCATCAAATTGCTTGAAGAGAACATTGCCAACTTAAAGGAAAAGTGGCGGAGCCTTCTTGAGGAGAGAATCTCCCTCGAGAGGGAGAAAGCCCGATACGACATTGACCTTCTTAGGAGCAGAGACATGCTGAGCAGCCTAGAGGAGTTTTTCGGGGAGTGGGAGAGAAGCTTCATGGGTCTCTCTGCTACGGCTCTTAAAAGAGAAGCGACGAATATGGGAGAACTCAGCGAAGCGAAAATCTTTGAGGGTTTAAAGAGCTGGTTTAGCGCGCTTAAGTCTAAGATTGGCGAATTAAGAGACCTCAGCGAGCTGGCCAGCATAAAGCTCGCCAACATAGAGGTTAGCCTTCTAGATGTAAAGGATGAGTTATATAGGGTTGAGAAGAAGGTTGAGGATTCTGTTAACGCTCTCATCGACAATAAGGTCAGCTCAGCCGTCTTAAACTACAAAAGAAGCGAATTGCAGAGCGAACTTCAAGCCTTAAACAGTAGCCTAGATAATTTAATGTTAAGTCTCAATGAAGCCATTAAGAAGGCTGAGGAGAAGGGGCCACGCATAGCTGTTTTAAGGAGCCCCAACGAGATTCTAGATGAGATCCGCATCACGGATGGGCGCCTGCTAGCTATGGCAGAGGTATCCGAGGAAGTTGAAAAAATGTATGAGTCCTACTCTAAACTGTACTTTGAGCTTAAGGAGAAGGCCCGCATAGCCGCTGAAAACCGTGAGAAAACCTTGGAGGAGATCAGGGTTCGCATGGAGGCGTGGAGAAGCGTGATTAAAAATATTTTGGAGAGCGTTAACACGGAGTATCAGAATATTCTCTCTCAGGTTGCTGGCTCAGGTTTCGTGCGCCTAGTGAATGAGGAAGATATTGAAGCCGCTGGCTTAGAGATTTACGTAGGGTTTAAGGGTTCTCAGCCAATACCATTAAACATATATTCTCAGAGCGGCGGGGAGAGGAGCACCGCAACCATGGCTTTTCTATTAGCCCTTCAAAAGCATATAAAGTCCCCGTTCAGAGCCATAGACGAGTACGATGTTCACATGGATCCTAGAAACCGTGAGATAATAGCCAACCTGCTCATATCGGCTGTTAAAAATGAGGGCGCACAGTACCTCGCGATAACCCCAAACCAGATGTTTTTTGAGGGGAAAGAAGCCCACATAATCACGGTTCAGAATATTGATGGTAAATCTCTTATCAGGGAGGTTATTTCGTGA
- a CDS encoding DUF362 domain-containing protein codes for MKFWGSLSSKMVEKISPLYVRLCELCCNPFTMGLLSLLWFILRTGTKPSRITYPCQRAALANIYVWLATYIYPILHLFYWRFSKKTKTNLKRLIPIITLAIVGVGVSLTLWGIYENVRREGVREAGLKIEAKLAKFEPSSSIFVVNGTRGNDDGVFKLIELMGKCGLPFYKSPEPGVNKGPSGLIARDDVVIVKVNSQWDERGGTNTDLVKAIIQAILSHPEGFIGEIVVADNGQAQYGSSGRGGSLAWSRNNAENISQSIQSVVDFFAGRGYRVSTYLWDSITTRRVNEYFEGDMDDGYVVNATRNPRTGIMVSYPKFKTAFGTYISFKYGVWDPANQTYSGGKLKVINLPVLKTHSIYGVTACVKHYMGVVSDKLTAMLGARAHDSVGTGGMGTQMVETRFPTLNIIDAIWVNAVPRGGPSTSYNEATRVNIIAASLDPVALDYWATKYILLEVARRKGYSGLSSIDPDNTERGSFGYWLRLSMEEIRRAGYQATVDEDYMSIYVISLS; via the coding sequence ATGAAATTTTGGGGCAGCCTTTCTTCGAAAATGGTTGAAAAGATCTCTCCACTATATGTGAGGTTATGTGAATTATGCTGCAACCCGTTTACAATGGGTTTACTAAGCCTCTTATGGTTCATTCTTAGGACGGGAACAAAGCCATCAAGAATAACTTATCCTTGCCAAAGGGCAGCTCTAGCGAATATCTACGTCTGGTTGGCAACATACATTTATCCGATTCTACACCTGTTTTACTGGAGGTTCTCTAAGAAAACTAAAACTAATTTAAAGAGGCTCATCCCCATCATAACCCTTGCGATTGTCGGCGTCGGCGTTTCACTGACACTGTGGGGCATATATGAAAACGTTAGGCGAGAGGGGGTTCGGGAAGCAGGGTTAAAAATTGAAGCTAAACTGGCAAAATTCGAACCATCCTCAAGCATCTTCGTTGTAAACGGCACCAGAGGAAATGACGACGGAGTCTTCAAGTTAATTGAGCTGATGGGTAAATGTGGTTTACCTTTTTATAAATCTCCTGAACCCGGTGTGAATAAAGGTCCAAGCGGCTTAATCGCAAGGGATGACGTTGTAATAGTAAAGGTTAATAGCCAGTGGGATGAGAGGGGTGGAACAAACACGGATCTGGTTAAGGCGATTATTCAGGCGATACTCAGCCACCCTGAAGGTTTTATCGGTGAGATAGTTGTGGCGGATAATGGGCAAGCGCAGTATGGTTCATCCGGCAGAGGTGGAAGCCTTGCATGGAGCAGAAATAACGCTGAGAATATTTCGCAGTCGATTCAGAGCGTTGTAGACTTCTTTGCTGGCAGAGGATATAGGGTCTCCACGTATCTTTGGGATTCTATCACCACGAGGAGGGTTAATGAGTACTTTGAGGGCGATATGGATGACGGATACGTGGTTAACGCTACTAGGAACCCTAGAACCGGAATAATGGTTTCATACCCGAAGTTTAAGACCGCTTTCGGCACGTATATAAGTTTCAAGTATGGGGTGTGGGACCCGGCGAACCAAACATATAGCGGCGGGAAGCTTAAGGTGATCAATCTTCCAGTCTTGAAGACCCATAGCATATATGGCGTCACAGCATGCGTAAAGCACTATATGGGCGTTGTCTCAGACAAGCTTACAGCCATGCTTGGCGCTAGGGCACATGACTCCGTGGGCACTGGTGGAATGGGAACACAGATGGTTGAGACAAGGTTTCCAACGTTAAATATAATTGATGCGATATGGGTTAACGCTGTGCCGCGCGGTGGGCCAAGCACCTCTTATAACGAGGCGACGAGAGTCAACATTATAGCTGCGAGCCTAGACCCTGTCGCGTTAGATTACTGGGCTACGAAATATATTCTTCTGGAGGTTGCGAGGCGGAAGGGCTACAGCGGATTAAGCTCAATTGACCCGGACAATACTGAGCGGGGATCGTTTGGCTACTGGCTTAGACTCTCAATGGAAGAAATAAGGAGAGCCGGATACCAGGCAACCGTTGATGAAGACTACATGAGCATCTACGTAATTAGTTTAAGTTAA
- a CDS encoding cyclophilin-like family protein, whose amino-acid sequence MMLEVYCGESSFVMEIDDRFENALRGKIPFNTSLNVWKEEIYFLTPIEIDVSGLSGQIRVEPGGVYYWPQEKGFCVFYGVSQPYSLVYQLGSYVGVLSDLMEVEDGAEATVKLHRIYEPYSGVVSTLKALGFKASTPMYNGERIVEAVKNIDGERFAFKLYVEDNGAHIESEPLFPRDYDPLTLKIIEKLKRIANQGKCSRLDLSEDGWIAITGFVSGKNELQEAINEMSALYCKIMKMLLAD is encoded by the coding sequence ATGATGCTTGAAGTTTATTGCGGCGAATCCTCATTCGTAATGGAGATAGATGATAGATTTGAGAATGCTCTCCGCGGTAAAATACCGTTCAACACGAGCTTAAATGTCTGGAAGGAGGAAATCTACTTTCTAACGCCGATCGAAATAGATGTCTCCGGTCTAAGCGGCCAAATAAGGGTTGAGCCGGGCGGAGTATATTATTGGCCTCAGGAGAAGGGCTTCTGCGTATTTTATGGGGTTAGCCAACCATACAGCTTAGTGTACCAATTAGGCTCCTACGTGGGCGTTCTAAGCGATCTTATGGAGGTTGAAGATGGGGCTGAGGCAACAGTTAAACTTCACAGGATCTATGAACCATATTCCGGCGTGGTCTCAACGCTTAAAGCGCTGGGATTTAAGGCTTCAACCCCCATGTACAATGGAGAACGAATCGTAGAAGCCGTCAAAAATATTGATGGGGAGAGGTTTGCCTTCAAACTTTATGTGGAGGATAACGGCGCGCACATTGAGAGCGAACCATTATTTCCACGAGATTACGACCCCTTGACGCTAAAAATCATAGAGAAGCTAAAGAGGATTGCAAATCAGGGAAAATGCTCGCGTTTAGATTTAAGTGAAGATGGTTGGATAGCTATAACTGGCTTTGTAAGCGGCAAAAATGAGCTGCAGGAAGCCATAAACGAGATGAGCGCGCTCTACTGCAAAATCATGAAAATGCTTTTGGCAGACTAA
- a CDS encoding MFS transporter: MGFDPISIGIITSVGFGVSVVESTLFGVLSDKYGRKIFLALGNLMAAIRFLLYALSKDFWVLTVAQGLGALGEGAGAGQPVVSGYISDRERDGVKRAHIFSLIAVTNALASSIGSLLAALPAYLREALGFSDVEAHIRLFWTGFLLSAFSLALTALLRDVSGGKKVGENRKSASSVKEPSALREIAVYSFIRSTDGLAMGFVSSLAPLYFYLRFSASSEDLAPVYALARFLPIPLYLVAPLLISRLGYVKPLIAVRAASGLCSLLLAVAENFSAASLMFILYMVLVEIGMPLRQAFATEIADESTVGSLVGVSNSIRTLVRSISPTAVGHFFQVSQFYTPFVIGASLFFFNAAQFHIFYSKRFRRKFV, translated from the coding sequence ATAGGTTTTGACCCTATATCTATAGGTATTATAACGAGCGTGGGGTTCGGAGTAAGCGTCGTTGAATCCACTCTTTTCGGGGTGCTTTCAGACAAGTACGGTAGAAAAATATTTCTCGCGTTAGGCAACCTTATGGCAGCCATTAGATTCCTACTTTATGCTCTAAGTAAAGATTTCTGGGTTCTCACAGTGGCGCAGGGATTAGGTGCTTTAGGTGAAGGGGCTGGCGCAGGTCAACCTGTAGTTTCAGGATATATTTCCGACAGGGAAAGGGATGGTGTTAAACGAGCCCATATATTCAGCCTAATAGCTGTCACGAACGCCCTAGCATCCTCTATAGGCTCTCTGCTCGCCGCTCTGCCAGCATACTTGAGAGAAGCTTTAGGTTTCAGCGATGTCGAGGCGCACATAAGGCTCTTTTGGACTGGTTTCCTACTAAGCGCTTTTTCCCTAGCTCTAACAGCTCTGCTTAGAGATGTAAGCGGTGGGAAAAAGGTGGGGGAAAACCGAAAATCCGCATCCAGCGTTAAAGAGCCTTCAGCGTTAAGGGAGATAGCCGTTTACTCATTCATTAGATCAACTGACGGGTTAGCCATGGGTTTCGTATCTTCTCTAGCCCCCCTCTACTTCTATCTAAGGTTTAGCGCCAGCTCCGAGGATTTAGCGCCAGTATACGCTTTAGCTAGATTTCTGCCAATACCATTATATTTAGTGGCCCCTCTATTAATATCGAGGCTCGGCTACGTAAAGCCTTTAATAGCGGTGCGCGCGGCTTCTGGCCTCTGCTCGCTGCTTCTAGCTGTTGCTGAAAACTTTAGCGCCGCAAGCTTGATGTTCATACTTTACATGGTTCTCGTCGAGATCGGCATGCCTTTAAGGCAGGCGTTCGCGACGGAGATAGCGGACGAGTCAACGGTGGGCTCGCTGGTGGGGGTGAGCAACTCTATTCGAACTCTTGTCAGATCCATCTCGCCAACCGCGGTAGGACACTTCTTCCAGGTATCGCAGTTTTATACGCCATTCGTTATAGGGGCTTCACTCTTCTTCTTCAACGCTGCTCAATTCCACATTTTCTACTCAAAAAGATTTCGAAGAAAATTTGTTTAA
- a CDS encoding MBL fold metallo-hydrolase, with the protein MHILFLGTGAAEGWPAIFCRCDACARARALGGRNLRSRSSIHINGAYKVDWPPDTYLHMLRYNLNFADIKYLFITHGHYDHLHSDDLFMRRPPFAHMRDGGDLHVYGSREVIGYITRSVGEQSNLGLILHDLRPFETVKAGEFKVTALLADHDPNQTCFLYLFESGGKVFLHGYDSGWFPEETWRALEGYRLNLAVLDCTMGAASSMKYHMGLKEVIEVKRKMVLKGIADRDTIFIATHFSHNGLLLHDELTAKLLPEGIEVAYDGLSIEI; encoded by the coding sequence ATGCATATACTTTTTCTCGGCACAGGTGCGGCTGAAGGTTGGCCCGCCATATTCTGCAGATGTGATGCTTGCGCGAGGGCTAGGGCTCTTGGCGGAAGGAATCTGCGGTCTAGAAGCTCCATTCACATTAATGGGGCATATAAGGTTGACTGGCCCCCGGACACATACCTACACATGCTACGGTACAACCTCAACTTTGCCGACATCAAATACCTTTTTATAACCCATGGGCACTACGATCACCTTCACTCAGACGATCTATTTATGAGGCGTCCCCCCTTCGCCCATATGCGGGATGGAGGCGATCTACATGTATATGGCAGCCGAGAAGTTATAGGGTACATTACAAGATCTGTGGGAGAACAATCAAATTTAGGCTTAATTCTCCACGATTTAAGGCCTTTCGAAACCGTAAAAGCGGGGGAGTTTAAGGTCACAGCCCTCCTAGCCGATCATGATCCTAACCAAACATGTTTCCTCTACCTATTTGAATCTGGAGGCAAGGTCTTCCTGCATGGATATGATTCAGGATGGTTTCCGGAAGAGACTTGGAGGGCGCTGGAAGGCTATAGGCTGAATCTAGCTGTTCTAGACTGCACAATGGGAGCCGCTTCATCGATGAAATATCATATGGGTTTAAAGGAGGTTATAGAGGTGAAGAGGAAAATGGTTTTAAAAGGCATTGCTGATAGAGACACGATATTTATAGCTACGCATTTCTCCCACAACGGCCTCCTACTACATGACGAGTTGACCGCTAAACTACTTCCAGAGGGAATAGAGGTCGCGTACGATGGGCTATCAATAGAAATTTAA
- a CDS encoding DUF72 domain-containing protein: MIKVGCCGYPVSQKKYYETFSLVELNSTFYTYPSPITVSRWRKNAPKDFEFTVKAHQDISHKYRLKVDQAAEPFEKIKQICRVLEAKIIVIQTPASFIVDHLNEAKEFFKGINREDFTIVWETRGPSWESEDGFKRLRDVLSELAVTHVTDPLRLMPAYVSNVAYFRLHGLGERMYYYQYTNDELRALYEVVKGFEGSERSVYVLFNNLSMFEDARRFVSFIKEGCFPRLHESFGVNSIKSIISRVRYPATKNSLADKVGWRLIEFEDGRQIRLKELLASIPAKTYKSPENVLEEIKINNEFSI; this comes from the coding sequence ATGATTAAGGTTGGATGTTGCGGTTACCCAGTTTCCCAGAAAAAATATTATGAAACATTCAGCTTAGTTGAGTTGAACAGCACTTTCTACACTTATCCATCGCCCATAACCGTTAGCAGGTGGCGGAAAAACGCTCCCAAAGATTTTGAGTTCACCGTAAAGGCCCATCAGGACATAAGCCACAAATACAGGCTGAAAGTGGATCAGGCCGCTGAACCCTTTGAGAAAATTAAGCAGATATGCCGCGTACTGGAGGCAAAGATAATAGTTATACAGACCCCAGCATCCTTCATAGTAGATCACCTCAATGAGGCGAAAGAGTTCTTTAAGGGCATAAACCGCGAAGACTTCACAATTGTCTGGGAAACACGTGGGCCTTCTTGGGAGAGCGAAGATGGATTTAAAAGGCTTAGGGATGTTTTAAGCGAGCTAGCGGTTACGCATGTGACCGACCCGTTGAGGCTTATGCCGGCCTATGTGTCTAATGTAGCCTACTTTCGCCTTCACGGGTTGGGTGAACGCATGTATTACTATCAGTACACGAACGATGAGCTGCGAGCCTTATATGAGGTAGTTAAGGGGTTCGAGGGTTCAGAGAGAAGCGTCTATGTTCTCTTCAATAATTTATCGATGTTTGAGGACGCTAGACGATTTGTATCATTTATTAAAGAAGGATGTTTTCCGCGGTTACATGAGAGCTTCGGCGTCAACTCCATAAAATCCATTATTAGCAGGGTACGTTACCCTGCAACGAAAAACTCTTTAGCCGATAAGGTCGGTTGGAGATTAATCGAGTTTGAGGATGGGCGGCAGATTAGGCTTAAAGAATTATTGGCAAGTATACCGGCGAAAACCTATAAAAGCCCGGAGAATGTTCTCGAAGAGATAAAAATAAATAATGAGTTTTCCATATAG
- a CDS encoding CBS domain-containing protein yields the protein MKDSVETIMRSPPVTALFSDSVSSVIEKMITNNIGAVIVMSGGNPVGIITERDIVEKIARSNRDPNKIRAEEIMSSPLISIEADKTVRDALALMRDKKIRRLGVTRKGRLVGIVTERRVLDALASR from the coding sequence TTGAAGGATTCTGTTGAAACCATAATGAGGAGCCCTCCAGTTACCGCGCTCTTCTCGGATAGCGTTTCATCGGTTATCGAGAAAATGATTACGAACAATATTGGTGCGGTCATAGTTATGAGCGGCGGCAATCCCGTTGGTATAATAACTGAAAGAGATATAGTTGAAAAGATTGCTAGATCCAATAGGGATCCAAATAAAATCCGGGCTGAGGAGATAATGTCCTCGCCCCTAATATCGATTGAAGCAGATAAAACCGTGAGAGACGCTCTGGCTCTTATGCGCGATAAGAAGATAAGGAGGCTGGGTGTCACAAGGAAGGGTAGACTTGTAGGCATAGTAACTGAGAGGAGAGTTCTCGACGCGCTAGCATCTCGATGA
- a CDS encoding NDP-sugar synthase, with product MVVGSTFSPGELRVIIPVGGVAKRLLPLTAEVSKACVRLVNVPLVEISLLTLAKQGVRNFIFGVKGYTNYRSLYDHFESGVGFSAKYGIAPRVHIKYQPNIDDYGSADSVRINIEYYDIKDPIFAVQGDNIFDIDLESMLRFHQEKKAFLTVGLMPVSDVTGYGVAKIDNDLRISKFVEKPSPKEAPSNLANTGLYLFSPEVKEVFKESGVQEIMHKNKRLDFGYDFIPYLIETGRPVYGYVLSGVWYDVGTPERYLEAMRGILDGKLRALQDFGGRISEGERIWIQGESPEALRRREEIIRRIREGRIEVEGSVLIGRHCEISDGARIVNSCIDNYVRIGRNAVIENSAVMDRSAIGESAEIKDSIVGRHVTVNSSQVEKTRILNVSVIADDAFIDAGCEVVSTKIYPYKHITKQSLYNSII from the coding sequence ATGGTGGTCGGATCTACGTTCTCTCCGGGAGAATTAAGGGTTATAATTCCCGTGGGCGGCGTGGCGAAAAGGCTGCTACCATTAACTGCGGAGGTGTCTAAGGCCTGCGTTAGGCTTGTTAATGTTCCGCTTGTAGAGATATCGCTGTTAACGCTGGCTAAGCAGGGTGTTAGAAACTTCATTTTTGGGGTTAAAGGCTACACGAATTACAGGAGTCTGTATGATCACTTTGAGTCGGGCGTGGGCTTCTCGGCAAAGTATGGTATTGCTCCAAGGGTTCACATAAAGTATCAGCCCAATATAGATGATTATGGGAGCGCCGACTCAGTCCGCATAAACATAGAGTACTATGATATTAAAGACCCTATATTCGCGGTTCAGGGAGACAACATATTTGACATAGATTTAGAGAGTATGCTTAGGTTTCATCAGGAGAAGAAGGCATTTTTAACGGTTGGTCTTATGCCAGTTTCAGATGTAACTGGCTACGGGGTCGCTAAAATCGATAATGATCTGCGGATCTCAAAGTTTGTTGAGAAGCCAAGCCCAAAAGAAGCGCCGTCAAACCTAGCTAACACCGGGCTCTACTTATTCAGCCCCGAGGTCAAAGAGGTCTTTAAGGAAAGCGGGGTTCAAGAGATCATGCATAAAAATAAGCGGCTAGATTTCGGCTACGACTTCATACCATACCTCATAGAGACAGGTCGACCCGTTTACGGCTACGTTTTAAGCGGGGTCTGGTACGATGTCGGAACCCCGGAAAGGTATTTAGAGGCTATGAGGGGGATCCTAGACGGCAAGTTAAGGGCTCTGCAAGACTTTGGGGGTAGGATTTCAGAAGGCGAGAGGATATGGATACAGGGTGAGAGCCCGGAGGCTCTACGTAGGAGGGAAGAGATAATAAGGAGGATAAGGGAGGGAAGAATAGAGGTTGAGGGCTCGGTTCTGATTGGGAGGCACTGCGAGATATCTGACGGCGCCAGAATAGTTAACTCATGCATAGATAACTATGTTAGAATTGGCAGAAACGCCGTGATAGAGAATTCAGCGGTAATGGATAGATCGGCTATAGGCGAGAGCGCGGAAATAAAGGATAGTATAGTTGGGAGACATGTTACAGTGAACTCGAGTCAGGTCGAGAAAACTAGAATCCTCAACGTGTCGGTTATCGCGGACGATGCGTTTATTGATGCCGGATGCGAAGTGGTGTCCACAAAGATTTATCCATATAAGCATATAACTAAACAATCGCTCTACAACTCGATCATTTAA
- a CDS encoding Snf7 family protein translates to MSEFSKEWEGRAEDNVVDKIVGAVKPSQPLKYKISLATKRIDAQIQALEGAINGMSQRDKSLFSKIVDAYSNHDMRRATMYANELAELRKTMNLMLNAKLALERVSLRLNTITFVGNVAAAIAPAIEILKDIRSGIASVLPSAEREIDAIIGVLDEVMIESGQVSGVSLGLEATSEEARKILEEAALIAEEKTKERFPELVASKPAEAEREKFG, encoded by the coding sequence ATGTCGGAATTTAGTAAGGAGTGGGAAGGAAGAGCGGAAGACAACGTAGTGGATAAGATTGTAGGTGCGGTTAAACCGAGCCAGCCGCTTAAATACAAGATTTCGCTGGCCACTAAGCGTATAGACGCGCAGATTCAGGCGCTTGAAGGCGCCATAAACGGCATGAGCCAGAGGGATAAATCCCTTTTCTCCAAGATTGTTGACGCCTACTCAAATCACGATATGAGAAGGGCGACAATGTACGCTAATGAGCTCGCTGAGCTGAGGAAAACCATGAATCTCATGCTTAACGCTAAGCTAGCCCTTGAAAGGGTTTCTCTGCGCCTCAACACGATAACATTTGTCGGCAATGTGGCAGCCGCCATAGCACCGGCTATAGAAATCTTAAAGGACATTCGATCCGGCATAGCAAGCGTTCTTCCAAGCGCCGAGCGAGAAATAGACGCGATAATAGGTGTACTTGATGAAGTGATGATTGAGTCAGGGCAGGTCTCCGGGGTAAGCTTAGGCCTAGAGGCTACAAGCGAAGAGGCGCGGAAGATACTTGAAGAGGCCGCCTTGATTGCTGAGGAGAAAACGAAGGAGAGGTTCCCAGAATTGGTGGCTTCAAAGCCCGCTGAAGCTGAGCGGGAAAAATTCGGCTAA
- a CDS encoding aspartate aminotransferase family protein — translation MFSESRIDLTYLEKHSKSRDLYSRAKAVFARGVTHDARYFEPMPIYCFKAKGSRKWDVDGNEYIDYWMGHGALILGHAHPAVTRAVINQARRGTHLGASHELEIQWAEKVTRLIPCARGGLVEFTSSGTEATMMAIRIARAYTGKHKIIKFLSHFHGWFDYTIIDYNPDYSPPLSGGYPAGIPPEICKYTVALPPNNIEAVEKTIEGGDVACVILEPGGASMGLIPINEKFLRDLRKITKDSGVILIFDEVVTGFRDSPGGAQERYGVTPDISTLGKILAGGYPGGAVTGGREYLSMLEFRVEGRRDLRRISHPGTFNANPISAAAGNACLGLILDGKVHPQINRKGNMLRRGLSDAIEDSRVDGVVWGTTPSIIYVGFGFSPEDLNVSDIESYVRFQKKREESQKIMSVLEKALINRGIHPMGSRFILSIAHTRRDIETTVEKFDEALRELKSEGILRS, via the coding sequence ATGTTCTCTGAAAGCAGGATAGATTTAACATATTTGGAAAAACATTCGAAGTCTAGGGATCTATACAGTAGGGCTAAAGCTGTTTTCGCCAGAGGTGTAACGCACGACGCCCGATACTTTGAGCCTATGCCAATCTACTGTTTTAAAGCTAAGGGTTCTAGGAAATGGGATGTTGACGGAAACGAGTACATTGATTATTGGATGGGCCACGGAGCCCTCATATTAGGCCACGCCCACCCAGCCGTGACCAGAGCGGTTATAAATCAGGCTCGAAGAGGAACGCATTTGGGGGCATCCCATGAGCTTGAGATCCAATGGGCTGAGAAAGTAACGCGGCTAATTCCCTGCGCACGCGGCGGGCTAGTTGAGTTCACAAGTTCAGGCACCGAGGCAACCATGATGGCGATACGGATAGCAAGGGCATATACGGGTAAACATAAAATTATAAAGTTTCTATCCCACTTCCACGGCTGGTTTGACTACACTATAATCGATTACAATCCAGATTACTCGCCTCCTCTCTCAGGAGGTTACCCAGCCGGCATTCCGCCAGAAATATGCAAATATACTGTTGCTCTGCCACCAAACAATATTGAGGCTGTTGAGAAAACCATCGAGGGCGGCGACGTCGCGTGCGTCATACTTGAGCCCGGGGGAGCATCTATGGGGCTTATACCGATCAACGAAAAGTTTCTTAGAGACCTAAGAAAAATAACTAAGGATAGCGGCGTCATCCTAATTTTCGACGAGGTCGTCACAGGGTTTAGGGATTCTCCCGGCGGCGCACAGGAGCGTTACGGTGTGACGCCAGACATATCTACGCTAGGTAAAATTCTCGCCGGCGGCTATCCGGGCGGAGCCGTTACTGGGGGTAGGGAGTACTTGAGTATGCTTGAGTTTAGGGTTGAGGGCAGGCGCGACCTAAGGCGGATAAGTCATCCGGGAACATTTAACGCTAACCCGATCTCTGCGGCTGCTGGCAACGCTTGTTTGGGTCTAATACTTGATGGTAAGGTTCACCCGCAGATCAATAGGAAAGGCAATATGTTGAGGCGTGGCCTGAGTGATGCTATTGAAGATAGTCGTGTTGATGGAGTGGTTTGGGGTACAACCCCATCAATAATCTACGTTGGCTTTGGATTTAGTCCGGAAGACCTCAATGTATCGGACATTGAGAGCTACGTGAGGTTCCAGAAGAAAAGGGAGGAAAGCCAGAAGATTATGAGCGTTTTAGAGAAGGCTTTAATAAATAGGGGTATTCATCCAATGGGCTCAAGGTTCATTCTCTCAATCGCGCATACGCGGAGAGACATTGAGACAACAGTAGAGAAGTTTGATGAGGCTTTAAGAGAACTTAAATCTGAGGGGATACTGAGGAGTTAA